A portion of the Aquamicrobium sp. genome contains these proteins:
- a CDS encoding MaoC family dehydratase — translation MSIGKLEPVSLEKATQAVGNEIGVSSWRTVSQEMIDKFADATDDHQFIHVDPVRAAETPFGGTIAHGFLSLSLLSTLAYETIPPIAGTDIGVNYGFDRVRFAAPVKSGARVRGRFKLAEMTVRPSGWIHFNYDVTVEIEGSAKPALTARWLTLARLPGNGKDTA, via the coding sequence ATGAGCATCGGCAAACTGGAACCCGTATCGCTGGAAAAGGCGACGCAGGCGGTGGGGAACGAAATCGGCGTTTCGTCCTGGCGCACCGTCTCGCAGGAGATGATCGACAAGTTCGCCGACGCGACGGACGACCATCAGTTCATCCATGTCGACCCGGTGCGCGCCGCCGAGACGCCGTTCGGCGGCACCATCGCCCACGGCTTCCTGTCGCTGTCGCTGTTGTCGACGCTGGCCTACGAGACGATCCCGCCGATCGCCGGCACCGACATCGGCGTCAATTACGGCTTCGACCGCGTCCGCTTCGCCGCGCCGGTCAAGTCCGGCGCGCGGGTGCGCGGCCGCTTCAAGCTCGCCGAGATGACCGTCCGCCCCTCGGGCTGGATCCATTTCAACTACGACGTGACCGTCGAGATCGAGGGATCGGCCAAGCCGGCCCTGACGGCGCGCTGGCTCACCCTCGCCCGGCTTCCGGGCAACGGAAAGGACACGGCATGA